One window of Thalassovita mediterranea genomic DNA carries:
- a CDS encoding phytanoyl-CoA dioxygenase family protein, translated as MITLPHHVEFLSGAWLSEAKSWLERETAERKTRLSGPFSISGVFTDAPPHLNLPGNVASWQASFDGDSISVARGANENADCLVEGDYQAALTMAQHVGLLAPGAREHMWREARQMFGKDCVRVKGAIAGDEAQMLLTMLHDHMGTMTVENPDLHHRAARQGLLGKVREMEENGYTIIENAISDDFADEIREAVFRATAPYHRFALQWMLYHGREFELLAQHPQLMTLIDASLGRGAVIGSLSAIIRGTGPGTIPMHTDYAHVPEPYPEFAMTGVGVWAFEDWTEASGPTVIVPGSHKMRRAPRPGEGLDQGVPVEMPKGSVVFFTHGVWHWQGDRTEPGERVTLHWHFNRGILRSLEPKKVDPQMMARNAPRLGEMLGEDDWFDKMHGVGRDYGRLDYMNKLHAFTHKQKALIMEGSGETLRAAE; from the coding sequence ATGATCACACTACCCCATCACGTAGAGTTTCTTTCGGGCGCCTGGCTATCTGAAGCGAAGTCCTGGCTGGAGCGCGAAACCGCTGAACGAAAGACACGGCTGTCGGGGCCTTTCTCGATCAGCGGCGTGTTCACCGACGCACCGCCTCACCTCAATCTTCCCGGCAATGTCGCATCCTGGCAGGCGAGCTTTGATGGCGACAGTATCAGCGTGGCACGCGGCGCCAACGAAAATGCCGACTGCCTTGTTGAGGGTGACTATCAGGCGGCGCTGACCATGGCGCAGCATGTCGGCCTGCTCGCGCCGGGGGCGAGAGAGCATATGTGGCGCGAAGCACGCCAGATGTTCGGAAAGGACTGCGTTCGGGTCAAAGGCGCTATAGCGGGCGACGAGGCTCAGATGCTGCTGACCATGCTGCACGACCATATGGGCACCATGACCGTCGAGAATCCGGACCTCCACCATCGCGCAGCGCGTCAGGGCCTGCTCGGCAAGGTGCGTGAGATGGAGGAGAACGGCTACACCATCATCGAGAATGCGATTTCAGACGATTTCGCCGACGAGATCCGTGAGGCCGTCTTCAGGGCGACAGCGCCGTATCACCGGTTCGCGCTGCAATGGATGCTCTACCATGGGCGTGAGTTTGAGCTGTTGGCACAGCACCCGCAGCTGATGACCCTGATTGATGCGTCTCTTGGGCGCGGGGCCGTTATCGGGTCACTCTCGGCGATCATAAGGGGGACAGGACCGGGTACGATCCCCATGCACACCGACTATGCGCATGTGCCGGAGCCCTATCCGGAGTTCGCCATGACGGGCGTCGGCGTCTGGGCCTTCGAAGACTGGACCGAAGCGTCAGGGCCAACCGTCATTGTGCCCGGCAGCCACAAGATGCGCCGCGCACCAAGGCCCGGTGAAGGGCTGGACCAGGGCGTGCCCGTCGAAATGCCGAAAGGCTCGGTCGTCTTCTTCACGCATGGGGTCTGGCACTGGCAGGGCGACCGCACAGAGCCGGGCGAGAGAGTGACGCTGCACTGGCATTTCAATCGCGGCATCCTGCGAAGCCTTGAGCCCAAGAAAGTTGACCCGCAGATGATGGCTCGCAACGCCCCGCGCCTTGGCGAGATGCTGGGCGAGGATGACTGGTTCGACAAGATGCACGGCGTCGGACGCGACTATGGCCGCCTCGACTATATGAACAAGCTCCACGCCTTCACGCACAAGCAGAAGGCGCTGATCATGGAAGGGAGCGGCGAAACGCTGCGCGCAGCGGAGTAG
- a CDS encoding Lrp/AsnC family transcriptional regulator, producing MPQSLDAIDAKILDLIQKDAALSVAEIADRVGLSSSPCWRRIKRMEEAGIIRGRVTLLDRDALGLGFEVVASVKLALPSKENLAKFEALVLKWAEVLECMTVTGAVDYVIRITTTDMHAYDTFLREKLLGSGLVSDVQSRIVINIAKRTTALPLGLVSDYVPAS from the coding sequence TTGCCCCAATCACTTGACGCCATCGACGCAAAGATTCTGGACCTGATTCAGAAAGACGCCGCCCTCTCTGTCGCCGAGATCGCAGACCGTGTGGGTCTGTCGTCGTCTCCCTGCTGGCGCCGCATCAAGCGCATGGAAGAAGCGGGCATCATCCGTGGCCGCGTCACCCTGCTCGACCGCGACGCTCTGGGTCTTGGCTTCGAAGTCGTCGCGAGCGTGAAGCTGGCGCTGCCGAGCAAGGAAAACCTCGCCAAGTTCGAAGCCCTCGTCCTCAAATGGGCCGAGGTTCTTGAATGTATGACGGTAACGGGCGCTGTCGACTATGTGATCCGCATCACGACGACCGACATGCATGCCTACGACACGTTCCTGCGTGAGAAGCTGCTTGGGTCCGGCCTTGTTTCGGACGTGCAGTCGCGCATCGTGATCAATATTGCCAAGCGCACCACCGCCCTACCGCTCGGCCTCGTCAGCGACTACGTTCCGGCAAGCTGA
- a CDS encoding response regulator transcription factor produces MRYLLVEDDRETADYVSRGFREHGDVVDHAANGQDGLMMATDANYDALIIDRMLPGIDGLKLLNMLRAGGNQTPAIFLTAIGGIEDRVEGLQVAEDYLVKPFAFAELHARVGVLVRSAAPSDAPQTTYALAGLCLDRLKRTVERDGEVISLQPVEFRLLEYLMRHEGRVVTRTMLLENVWDFNFDPRTNIVETHISRLRSKIDKGFDRPLIHTVRGAGYRLSDDG; encoded by the coding sequence TTGCGATACCTGCTGGTAGAAGATGACAGGGAAACGGCCGACTATGTGAGCCGCGGCTTTCGTGAGCATGGCGATGTCGTCGATCACGCCGCCAATGGCCAGGACGGCCTGATGATGGCGACCGATGCAAACTATGACGCACTCATCATCGACCGCATGCTGCCCGGTATCGATGGCCTGAAACTGCTCAATATGTTGCGTGCAGGCGGCAACCAGACACCGGCCATCTTCCTGACCGCCATTGGCGGGATCGAAGACCGTGTAGAGGGCCTTCAGGTCGCGGAAGACTACCTTGTAAAGCCCTTCGCCTTCGCGGAGCTTCACGCCCGTGTCGGCGTACTGGTGAGGTCTGCTGCCCCGAGCGATGCACCGCAGACGACCTACGCACTGGCAGGTCTCTGCCTTGATCGGCTCAAGCGTACCGTAGAACGCGATGGAGAAGTGATCAGCCTTCAGCCCGTGGAATTTCGGCTGCTTGAATACCTGATGCGGCATGAAGGCCGTGTCGTGACCCGCACCATGCTGCTGGAGAATGTGTGGGACTTCAATTTCGACCCGCGCACCAACATTGTCGAAACCCATATCAGCCGGCTTCGCTCGAAGATCGACAAGGGGTTTGATCGCCCGCTCATCCACACGGTTCGCGGGGCCGGCTACAGGCTGTCAGACGATGGATAG
- a CDS encoding HAMP domain-containing histidine kinase, with the protein MLSSSGFRLTAMAAGLFAACTLALCILIYLGLRDDMEDQLRAQIRNETSQLMGDYNDDGLEELRHDISERLERHPGNRLRYTLTNSGGVSIFDRIELPERGGWSRLKQEGASDLIVLTTPLDDGYRLGIGADTRIVGEAARALRHAMLVVVIPALMLSLIAGLLVSRRFLARVENMKSTAEAVGRESLSARMPVSPSGDEFDSLAGTINQMLDRIEALVRDVRYVSASIAHDLRTPLGHLRQRLEHLVETADTPAQRHELAETTALLDEVLATFAALLKIAELESRSTPIAAETVELSDIAGRVVSTFAAVAEAENKSISLVSAEPVYVVGDAQLITQMLVNLVENALRHNQPSVHVEVGVSTREGAAQLLVRDNGVGIPEGELENAIKPFHRLDRSRTTAGSGLGLSLAASIARHHGAELQLRKLEPGLEVRCLFPRPA; encoded by the coding sequence ATGCTGAGCTCATCAGGCTTCAGGCTGACGGCCATGGCCGCAGGGCTTTTTGCGGCCTGCACGCTGGCGCTCTGCATCCTCATCTATCTCGGCCTGCGCGACGACATGGAAGACCAGCTGCGCGCGCAGATCCGCAATGAAACCAGCCAGTTGATGGGCGACTATAATGATGACGGGCTGGAAGAGCTGCGCCACGACATCAGCGAACGGCTCGAACGCCACCCCGGAAATCGGCTGCGATATACGCTGACCAATTCGGGCGGGGTATCCATCTTTGATCGCATCGAATTGCCCGAGAGAGGCGGCTGGAGCAGGCTGAAGCAGGAAGGAGCGAGCGACCTCATCGTCCTGACGACGCCCCTCGATGACGGGTACAGGCTTGGTATCGGCGCCGATACGCGGATCGTCGGTGAGGCCGCAAGGGCGCTGCGCCACGCCATGCTGGTTGTGGTGATCCCGGCCCTAATGCTCAGCCTCATCGCAGGCCTGCTTGTGAGCCGCCGCTTCCTGGCCCGGGTAGAGAATATGAAATCGACCGCAGAGGCTGTCGGGCGGGAATCGCTGAGCGCCCGGATGCCCGTCTCGCCTTCGGGCGATGAGTTTGACAGCCTCGCAGGCACGATCAACCAGATGCTCGACCGCATCGAGGCACTGGTGCGGGACGTGCGCTATGTCTCTGCCAGCATCGCGCATGACCTCCGGACCCCGCTTGGACATCTGCGCCAGCGCCTCGAACACCTCGTCGAAACGGCAGACACACCGGCCCAGCGTCATGAGCTGGCGGAAACGACAGCCCTGCTCGACGAAGTCCTCGCCACGTTCGCCGCCCTATTGAAAATCGCTGAGCTTGAAAGTCGGTCCACACCTATTGCCGCTGAAACGGTCGAGCTTTCAGACATTGCCGGGCGCGTCGTTTCGACCTTCGCTGCCGTCGCTGAAGCGGAAAACAAGTCGATTTCGCTGGTGAGCGCAGAGCCGGTGTACGTTGTCGGAGACGCGCAGCTGATCACCCAGATGCTGGTCAACCTGGTGGAGAATGCCTTGCGCCATAATCAGCCGAGTGTGCATGTCGAAGTGGGTGTCAGCACGCGTGAAGGCGCGGCGCAGCTGCTCGTACGCGACAATGGTGTTGGCATACCGGAAGGTGAACTAGAGAACGCGATCAAGCCTTTTCACAGGCTGGACCGGAGCCGTACGACGGCCGGGTCCGGGCTCGGCCTCAGCCTTGCAGCCAGCATTGCTCGCCATCACGGCGCGGAGCTTCAGCTCAGGAAGCTGGAGCCGGGTCTGGAAGTGCGCTGCCTGTTTCCAAGGCCAGCTTAA
- a CDS encoding beta-lactamase family protein, whose product MAGRTLPFPLRKFAALAGALSLLSAPALAAPVTQDWLDEQVTEIHKEYGLIALGAGVLEVGNEPVIALAGTESSNSDTSITKDAAWHIGSNTKALTALLYARLVEEGQAEWGASVASLFEGQASSIDPAWTDVTIEDLFAHRSGAGQVGPVWLLSRASDDSPLTEQRLETVRARLAEPPPGEIGTFEYSNLNYIIAGSAIEVITGMSWEDAIREMVFEAEGSDWADGWGFGAPQSGPVGHNTVFGFKVSAGRGSGADNPPALGPAGTAHATIDSHLRLLATFMDEESDLMTLGTREKLLAPWPDEDADYAMGWGIGSRDELGRVYAHRGSNTMWLSHVELVPQEDTVLIVNTNLYTDATIQAVGELVGRIERRLSSPDN is encoded by the coding sequence ATGGCGGGGCGCACCCTGCCCTTTCCACTCCGAAAGTTCGCAGCCCTCGCTGGCGCGCTCAGCCTTTTATCCGCCCCAGCCCTGGCCGCGCCGGTCACGCAAGACTGGCTGGATGAGCAGGTCACCGAGATCCACAAGGAGTACGGCCTGATCGCCCTTGGCGCGGGTGTCCTTGAGGTTGGCAACGAGCCGGTCATTGCCCTCGCAGGAACGGAAAGCTCGAATTCAGACACGTCCATCACGAAAGACGCTGCCTGGCACATAGGCTCCAACACCAAGGCGCTGACAGCCCTTCTCTATGCGCGCCTCGTGGAAGAGGGACAGGCCGAATGGGGCGCATCTGTCGCTTCGCTGTTTGAGGGTCAGGCGAGCTCGATTGATCCGGCTTGGACCGACGTCACCATTGAAGACCTCTTCGCGCACCGTTCCGGCGCCGGTCAGGTCGGCCCGGTCTGGCTGCTGTCTCGCGCCAGCGATGATAGCCCTCTGACAGAGCAGCGACTGGAAACTGTCCGCGCACGGCTTGCCGAACCTCCACCCGGAGAAATTGGGACGTTCGAGTACAGCAATCTCAATTACATCATTGCCGGGTCGGCTATCGAAGTGATCACAGGCATGAGCTGGGAAGATGCGATCCGCGAGATGGTCTTTGAAGCCGAAGGCAGCGACTGGGCTGATGGCTGGGGCTTCGGCGCGCCGCAGTCGGGGCCGGTCGGACATAATACCGTGTTCGGCTTCAAGGTCTCCGCCGGCCGGGGCAGCGGGGCAGACAATCCGCCGGCGCTTGGACCTGCAGGCACGGCGCACGCCACGATAGACAGCCACCTTCGACTGCTTGCCACGTTCATGGACGAGGAAAGCGACCTCATGACCTTGGGCACGCGCGAGAAGCTGCTAGCGCCGTGGCCGGATGAAGACGCCGATTACGCCATGGGCTGGGGCATCGGTAGCCGCGACGAGCTTGGCCGGGTCTACGCCCATCGCGGCTCCAACACGATGTGGCTGTCGCATGTTGAGCTGGTACCGCAGGAAGACACAGTCCTGATCGTGAATACGAACCTCTACACCGACGCAACGATTCAAGCAGTGGGTGAGCTCGTCGGCCGGATAGAACGCCGCCTTTCGTCGCCCGACAACTAG
- a CDS encoding DUF2332 domain-containing protein, with protein MLGETIIPAHFREQAEWCRTLGSSFTADLCLAFAEDFEAGGIIAGLVSDWPTNPRKDALALRLAGCLHHAVLTGRAPELARTYPASDPDWKMSNVWPLARDWLAAHRDWVNAFLESPPQTNETRRCIALLPGFLELADRFDMPMHLLELGASAGLNQKWDRYSYSTASWQRLQRPETGVTITTDWQLDPPRYLDAHPRIESRAACDLSPFDLSDPEQVMRLKCYTWPDQEERLSRLDAAVSLAQQTGISVDKADAADWLTNKLEARPAKGLTVVFHSVFLIYPPRDVIGQIMSTIAAHGERATPDAPLAWLSYESEALFGGNTDTPMMETRLQFWPGGEARTLNRSNGHVTQVVAPLV; from the coding sequence TTGCTAGGCGAGACAATTATCCCGGCCCATTTCCGCGAACAGGCGGAATGGTGCCGGACTTTGGGCTCGTCATTCACGGCAGACCTCTGTCTTGCCTTTGCAGAAGATTTCGAGGCCGGCGGTATCATCGCCGGCCTTGTTTCTGACTGGCCGACCAATCCCCGCAAGGATGCGCTGGCGCTCCGGCTAGCCGGTTGCCTCCATCACGCGGTGCTGACGGGCCGTGCGCCCGAACTGGCGCGTACCTATCCAGCGTCGGATCCTGACTGGAAGATGAGCAACGTCTGGCCGCTCGCCCGCGACTGGCTGGCGGCACACCGCGACTGGGTCAACGCTTTCCTCGAGAGTCCGCCGCAGACCAATGAGACACGGCGCTGCATTGCCCTCCTGCCCGGGTTTCTGGAGCTGGCGGACCGTTTCGATATGCCGATGCATCTTCTGGAGCTGGGTGCTAGCGCGGGTCTGAATCAGAAATGGGATCGCTACAGCTATTCGACCGCCAGCTGGCAGCGCCTGCAACGGCCCGAAACCGGCGTCACGATCACCACCGACTGGCAGCTTGATCCGCCCCGTTACCTGGATGCCCATCCGCGCATCGAAAGCAGGGCGGCTTGCGACCTCTCACCCTTCGATCTCAGCGACCCTGAACAGGTCATGCGCCTGAAATGCTACACTTGGCCCGATCAGGAAGAGCGCCTGTCGCGCCTCGATGCGGCAGTCAGCCTGGCCCAGCAGACGGGCATAAGCGTGGACAAGGCGGACGCTGCTGACTGGCTCACCAATAAGCTTGAGGCGCGCCCGGCAAAAGGGCTCACCGTCGTCTTTCACTCCGTCTTCCTGATCTATCCGCCGCGCGATGTGATCGGACAGATCATGAGCACGATCGCCGCGCATGGCGAACGCGCGACGCCGGACGCGCCGCTGGCCTGGCTATCCTATGAATCTGAAGCGCTTTTCGGCGGCAACACCGATACGCCGATGATGGAAACGCGCCTGCAGTTCTGGCCAGGTGGCGAGGCACGCACGCTCAACCGCTCAAACGGCCACGTCACGCAGGTGGTCGCGCCGCTGGTATAA
- a CDS encoding PepSY domain-containing protein gives MKLPIRTLAAAAVIGGAATAGVAIADVEDARALSDADISLVDAIVAAEGATQGKAFDAQIEDDSFSPEFEVSVVADGKIYDVIVDGVTGEVTSTREDRDD, from the coding sequence ATGAAACTTCCAATTCGCACCCTCGCCGCTGCCGCTGTCATTGGTGGTGCCGCCACCGCAGGCGTCGCCATCGCCGACGTCGAAGATGCCCGCGCACTGAGCGACGCCGACATCTCGCTCGTCGATGCAATCGTCGCAGCTGAAGGCGCAACACAGGGCAAGGCTTTTGACGCCCAGATCGAGGATGATTCCTTCTCGCCGGAGTTTGAAGTCTCCGTGGTTGCAGACGGCAAGATCTATGACGTCATCGTCGATGGCGTCACGGGCGAAGTGACCAGCACGCGCGAAGACCGCGATGACTAG
- a CDS encoding thiolase family protein, protein MAHDPVVIVGMSRTPMGGLLGDLAGMSANELGAIAVKAASEEAKLSETDVNEIIMGNCLPAGQGQAPARQAAIKAGLDKGTEATTINKMCGSGLQAAVMGANAIAAGNANIVVAGGMESMTNAPHLVDLRKGHKYGAAGMKDHMATDGLEDAYEGGPMGNFADMIAREYQFTREQQDAYALETLARAQKATKEGKFKREIVPVTMKTRKGDVTVDTDELPRTAMPDKIPSLRPAFNKDGTVTAANASAISDGAAALVLMKQSEAEKRGLKPIAKIVSSSSHAHEPKYFTTAPVPAMKKALEKAGWSKDDVGLWEINEAFAVVPMIAMKELGLSHDIVNVNGGACAMGHPIGASGARILVTLLAAMEDRDVKKGVASLCIGGGEGIAMCVERV, encoded by the coding sequence ATGGCTCATGATCCCGTAGTAATCGTAGGTATGTCCCGCACGCCCATGGGCGGTCTGCTGGGCGACCTCGCTGGCATGTCCGCAAATGAGCTTGGCGCCATTGCTGTGAAAGCAGCGTCAGAAGAGGCCAAGCTATCTGAGACGGACGTCAACGAGATCATCATGGGCAATTGCCTGCCTGCAGGTCAGGGTCAGGCCCCGGCGCGTCAGGCCGCCATCAAGGCCGGTCTCGACAAGGGCACTGAAGCCACCACCATCAACAAGATGTGTGGCTCCGGCCTTCAGGCGGCTGTGATGGGCGCGAACGCCATTGCAGCTGGCAATGCGAACATCGTGGTCGCAGGTGGCATGGAGTCGATGACCAACGCGCCGCACCTCGTTGACCTGCGCAAGGGCCACAAATACGGCGCTGCCGGCATGAAAGACCACATGGCGACCGACGGTCTCGAAGACGCCTATGAAGGCGGCCCGATGGGCAACTTCGCCGACATGATCGCCCGCGAATACCAGTTCACGCGTGAGCAGCAGGACGCCTATGCGCTTGAGACGCTCGCCCGCGCCCAGAAGGCGACCAAGGAAGGCAAGTTCAAGCGCGAGATCGTTCCTGTCACGATGAAGACCCGCAAGGGCGATGTGACGGTCGACACGGATGAGCTTCCACGCACCGCGATGCCGGACAAGATCCCGAGCCTTCGCCCGGCCTTCAACAAGGACGGCACCGTGACCGCAGCAAACGCATCGGCCATCTCTGACGGCGCGGCGGCTCTGGTCCTGATGAAACAGTCCGAAGCTGAAAAGCGCGGCCTGAAGCCAATCGCCAAGATCGTGTCTTCCTCCAGCCATGCGCATGAGCCGAAATACTTCACCACGGCGCCCGTGCCCGCGATGAAGAAAGCCCTCGAAAAGGCTGGCTGGTCCAAAGACGATGTCGGCCTCTGGGAAATCAACGAAGCCTTTGCTGTCGTTCCGATGATCGCCATGAAAGAGCTCGGCCTCTCGCATGACATCGTCAACGTGAATGGCGGCGCCTGCGCCATGGGTCACCCAATCGGTGCGTCTGGCGCGCGTATTCTCGTCACGCTGCTCGCTGCGATGGAAGACCGCGATGTGAAGAAGGGCGTTGCTTCGCTCTGCATCGGCGGCGGCGAAGGCATCGCCATGTGCGTTGAGCGCGTCTAG